CAGCGATTCGGATAGGGTAACATCGTAATCGGCCACCGTTTCGTCCCTTCGGTTGAGAAGTTGTTCACAAAATGAATCTTCCGAACCGAAACGGTGGCCCCCCGCCACCGGGCTTTTACAGCATTTTAAGGGACGTCATCGGGCATAACTGGGGGGCGACCGGGTTCACCGTAGCGCACGGTTGCACGGGCAAAGCGAGCACGGTTTACGTTCGGCCGGTAGTTATCTGGGTGGATGCGAGCGATCTGCGGGCGCGGCGCGTGCATCTCCTGATAGCGGGCGTCGCCTCCCGTGAGGAGCGCATAAATTTCCGAACCTGCGATTACCTCAACGACGGGCTGCATCAGCATCGCAAGCTGATCCTGCAGTGAGGGCTCGAACCGCGACGTATTCGTCGAAGCCGCTGATGCGGTTGATTGCAGCACGAATACCAACATGAGCACAAACGCAACGATGCGACGCATGGTACCTCCCACACTCGGTCACGGCCCGGTGTTTGGCACGATTGAATCTCTGCGTCGCTGCGCTACTCCTTGCGAGTGGCTATATCAGTATTGATTATCAAAACTGATTATCAAAATTGATTATCAAAATTGATTATCAAAAGTGATTATCAGTTTTGATTATCAGTTTTGATAATTCGTTCGGGCAGGTGTCATCGGCTGCGCCCGCTCAAAGTGCGCAGCAGAATCATGCGCAGGTTTCTCTCACACGCGTCGATCGGCACGCTGCTCGCGGTCGTATCCCTGGCTGTGTTCCTTCCCGCCGGCGCCGCCGGCACGCGCGCCGCCGGAAGCCGCGCAGGCATCACGCCGGCGCCCTCGCCCGTTCCCGCCGTCATCCAGGTGCAGGTAATGCCCGTCGCGCGCGCCGCAGCGATCGTGCACGAACTTTTCCCGCACGTGCGCGTGCGCGCCGATCCGGCGGCCAACGCCCTCATCGTGATCGGCGCACCCGACGACGTCGCGACGGTTCGCACCGTCATTTCCGGACTCGACGTGCGCAACCCCAATCAGCCGACGCTCGAGGTGGTGCAGTTGCGTACGATCAAACCCGACGCGCTCGTCCATCGCATCGCGCCACTCTTTCCGAACGCCTCGATCACCGTCGCCTCGAAAGATAGCGTCCTGCTCAAGGCCAAGCCGCTCGATGCCACCCAGATCAAGGCGCTCATTACGAGCCTCGACGCGCCGCCGGCGGTCTCGCCGCCGCCGCCCCCGGATCCGGTGGAAGCAGTCGACATCAAACTTGCGAACCCAACCTACGTCGCGCGGGCGGTCGTGCGCACCGTGCCGCACGTGCGCATCAGCGTCTCGGGTTCCGCGCTCCTCATCACCGGCGATCCACAAGCACTGACCACGGCGAAAACGCTCATCGCGCAGCTCGACGTGCCGCCCGTCGGCGCCAGCTACACCCAGGTCTATCACCTCAAAAACGTCGACGCGTCATCGGTCGCTGCGCTGGTGCAGCAGACCTATCCCGATGCAACCGTCGGTGTCGATAAGGACCTCAACGCCATCTCGGTACGCGCCAACGGGGGCGAACAGACGCGCATCGGCGACGCGATCGGACAGCTCGACGGAACCAGCGGTTCAACGAACGGCATGGCCGGCGGTTACGGCGGCGGAATGAACGCGGCCGCGATGAGCGACGGCAACATCGCCGTCGTTCAACTCAAATCCGCCATTCCCGGAACGAACGGCGCGCCCTCGACCACGGCGCAAGACATCGCGACTGCCGTCACCGAGGCGCTCGGTCAGATGGCGAACGGGCTTCACGTTACCGTGCCGCCCAATTCCACCGAGATCGTGCTGACCGGCGATCCCAATGGCGTACGCCTTGCCAAGGAACTGATCGCCAAGCTCGACGTCACCCCGCCGCTCGTCGAGCTCGACACCGAGGTGCTCGAAATCGACGGGAGCCTGGCCAAGAACCTCGGGCTCGAGCTGCCCACGGCGGTCCTGAGCACCACGTTCGAAGAGATCCAGCCGACGCCCGACCCTTACGGCAATCCCGGACGCATCGGCAAGATCCAGCCGATCACGCGCACGCCGCTGCAGCTCACCGCCGAACTGAACCTGCTGGTGCAGCACGGCGACGGCCGCGTGCTCGCCAACCCGCGCATCGTGACCCTCTCCGGACACGACGCGAACTTTCAAGCCGGTGATACGCTCTCGATCCTCACGACCACCGGCGGCGGCGTCGGCACGACCGTTACCACGCAGATCCAATCGTTCAATACCGGCGTCACGCTCGACATCACCCCGATCGTCACCGCCGACGGGAACATCATGGTCACGGTCCATCCCACCGTCAACAGCCTCTCGGGCGATCCCAACGGCATTCCGGAGATCTCGACGCGCAACGCGCAGACCACGGTCTCGCTGCACGACAATCAAACGCTCGTGATCGGCGGGCTCATCCAGGAGTCGGATACGCGCACGATCTCCAGCGTACCGGTCCTCGGCAACATTCCGATCGTGGGCGGCCTCTTCAAGAACAACGACACCAACAACACCAGCAACGAGCTGGTGATCGTAGTGACACCGCACATCATTCGCGACGGCGAACCGACGCCGGCGCCCGATATGGGCGTTCCGACGCCGCAGCCGCTCCCGACGCTGCCGCCGGGAACGACGCTGCCGACACCGCGGCCCACCGCCAGTGCGCTCGCCGGACCGCCGGCCGTGCTCAGCACACCGATTCCTCCCGTCACCGCGGCACCGCGGCCGACGCCGTCCGCGTTCGCCGCGTCGAATGTTTTCGAGTACGGGCGCGCGCCGCAGAACAATTTCGCGCAGCCGCAAGACGCGCCGCAGATCTACTATGCACGCCTCGCGCCAACGGTGATGACGGCCGGGACGAGCGTCTCGATCGACGTCGTCACCACCACCAACATCGCACGCGTGCAAATCGGCACGCCCAATGCGAGCGTCTCGCTCGATCAGGTGGGACCGGGCAAGTGGCAGGGCACGTTCCAGGCCACGCAGTTCGCGCTCGGTCCCGCACAGCCGCTCCAACAGCTCACCCTCAATGCCTACCGGAACGACGGCTTTGCCGCGACGATTCAAATCCCGGTCAGTTCACACTGACCGCATCCCTCGACTCCTCTTCCAAGGCCGCCATGGCCAACGCCACGAGCTGGGCTCTCGAACGCGCATTCGTCTTGGCGTACAGGATACGAATGTGATTCTCCACCGTCGGTTTGCTGCGTCCGATGAATGTCGCGATTTCCTTGGTCTGCATGCCCTGGGC
The genomic region above belongs to Candidatus Baltobacteraceae bacterium and contains:
- a CDS encoding secretin N-terminal domain-containing protein, with product MRRFLSHASIGTLLAVVSLAVFLPAGAAGTRAAGSRAGITPAPSPVPAVIQVQVMPVARAAAIVHELFPHVRVRADPAANALIVIGAPDDVATVRTVISGLDVRNPNQPTLEVVQLRTIKPDALVHRIAPLFPNASITVASKDSVLLKAKPLDATQIKALITSLDAPPAVSPPPPPDPVEAVDIKLANPTYVARAVVRTVPHVRISVSGSALLITGDPQALTTAKTLIAQLDVPPVGASYTQVYHLKNVDASSVAALVQQTYPDATVGVDKDLNAISVRANGGEQTRIGDAIGQLDGTSGSTNGMAGGYGGGMNAAAMSDGNIAVVQLKSAIPGTNGAPSTTAQDIATAVTEALGQMANGLHVTVPPNSTEIVLTGDPNGVRLAKELIAKLDVTPPLVELDTEVLEIDGSLAKNLGLELPTAVLSTTFEEIQPTPDPYGNPGRIGKIQPITRTPLQLTAELNLLVQHGDGRVLANPRIVTLSGHDANFQAGDTLSILTTTGGGVGTTVTTQIQSFNTGVTLDITPIVTADGNIMVTVHPTVNSLSGDPNGIPEISTRNAQTTVSLHDNQTLVIGGLIQESDTRTISSVPVLGNIPIVGGLFKNNDTNNTSNELVIVVTPHIIRDGEPTPAPDMGVPTPQPLPTLPPGTTLPTPRPTASALAGPPAVLSTPIPPVTAAPRPTPSAFAASNVFEYGRAPQNNFAQPQDAPQIYYARLAPTVMTAGTSVSIDVVTTTNIARVQIGTPNASVSLDQVGPGKWQGTFQATQFALGPAQPLQQLTLNAYRNDGFAATIQIPVSSH
- a CDS encoding helix-turn-helix transcriptional regulator — protein: MSLTDREKTILRCLAQGMQTKEIATFIGRSKPTVENHIRILYAKTNARSRAQLVALAMAALEEESRDAVSVN